In Desertifilum tharense IPPAS B-1220, a genomic segment contains:
- a CDS encoding sensor histidine kinase: MIATSMTVTPATHSADILIVDDMPDNIRFLSSLLIEQGYRVRKAINGKMALTAIQTIQPDLILLDINLPDMNGYEVCESLKQDEQTQSIPIIFLSALNEALDKVKAFQVGGVDYITKPFQLEEILVRVKHHLMLKTLQNQLQHQNQELQTTLGELRKTQAQLLQKQKMLSLGQLASGMAHEINNSVGFISSNLKPAKQYIQDLLELIELYQQEYPYPSDTIQAFMEEINLDFLEEDVNQLIGSMQTGTERIQAVILALRIFSRLNESEIKSVDIHEGIKSVLVLLQSRLYPENKPPIRVVETYNKLPLVTCYASQINQVIFNLLNNAIDAIEAARDRLQAASEAPTIWITTTWENPDLVTIKIQDNGIGIPETMQSRLFDPFFTTKAVGKGTGLSLLTSYQIIVEKHQGQLICVSAPHQGAEFKIELPLKLTTT; the protein is encoded by the coding sequence ATGATTGCAACTTCTATGACCGTGACACCCGCTACTCATTCCGCAGATATCTTGATTGTTGATGATATGCCCGATAACATTCGTTTTTTATCGTCTTTGTTAATCGAGCAAGGTTATCGCGTTCGCAAAGCGATTAATGGCAAAATGGCTCTGACTGCTATTCAAACCATTCAGCCTGACTTAATTTTACTCGATATTAATCTTCCCGATATGAATGGCTATGAGGTGTGTGAATCGCTGAAACAAGACGAGCAGACTCAATCTATTCCTATTATCTTTTTGAGCGCGCTCAATGAGGCTTTGGATAAGGTTAAAGCATTCCAAGTCGGCGGTGTAGATTATATCACAAAACCCTTTCAATTGGAAGAGATTTTAGTAAGGGTTAAACATCATTTAATGCTAAAAACGCTGCAAAATCAATTACAACATCAAAATCAAGAATTGCAAACAACTTTAGGTGAATTGAGGAAAACTCAAGCGCAGTTACTCCAAAAACAAAAGATGTTGAGTTTAGGACAACTCGCATCAGGAATGGCTCATGAAATTAATAATTCAGTTGGCTTTATTTCTAGTAATTTAAAGCCTGCAAAGCAGTACATTCAAGATTTACTAGAATTGATTGAACTTTATCAACAGGAGTATCCTTACCCCAGCGACACCATTCAAGCGTTTATGGAGGAGATTAACTTAGATTTTCTTGAAGAGGATGTGAATCAATTAATCGGTTCAATGCAAACTGGAACTGAAAGAATTCAGGCGGTTATCTTGGCATTGCGAATCTTTTCTCGCTTAAACGAATCGGAAATTAAATCAGTAGATATTCACGAAGGAATTAAAAGCGTCCTCGTGCTTTTACAAAGTCGCTTGTATCCCGAAAACAAACCGCCGATTAGGGTTGTGGAAACTTACAATAAATTGCCCTTAGTCACCTGTTATGCTAGTCAAATAAATCAGGTTATTTTTAATCTTTTGAATAATGCCATTGATGCCATTGAAGCCGCGAGGGATCGCTTGCAGGCTGCATCAGAAGCACCCACAATTTGGATAACAACAACTTGGGAAAATCCAGACTTGGTGACTATCAAAATTCAAGATAACGGCATTGGAATTCCTGAAACGATGCAGTCTCGCCTCTTCGATCCATTCTTTACAACCAAAGCGGTTGGTAAAGGAACAGGTTTAAGCTTGCTAACCAGCTATCAAATTATTGTCGAAAAACATCAAGGTCAATTAATCTGTGTTTCTGCACCCCATCAAGGCGCTGAATTTAAGATTGAACTTCCCCTCAAACTAACAACTACCTAA
- a CDS encoding LysE family translocator: MTLSSAIALFGAMVILALVPSISVLTVSTRSATFGFIQGAFTTLGIVCGDVVFILIAIWGLSFLAETMGNLFFLIRYLGGAYLILLGIGLYRSKPEKVETQTIGKSSWLASFLTGLSITLADQKATLFYLGFFPAFLDLSQITPLDTAIVIAIAATAVGGVKLSYAFMANQARVLMSANIRKGLNQVAGCITLAVGVFLLVKS, encoded by the coding sequence ATGACATTGAGTAGTGCGATCGCCCTTTTTGGTGCAATGGTTATTCTAGCATTGGTTCCGAGTATCAGCGTGTTAACTGTTTCTACCCGATCGGCAACATTTGGGTTTATTCAGGGTGCTTTTACTACTCTAGGAATTGTCTGCGGCGATGTTGTATTCATTCTAATTGCTATCTGGGGATTGTCGTTTCTGGCAGAGACAATGGGAAATTTATTTTTCCTAATTCGCTATTTGGGCGGTGCGTATCTTATCCTTTTAGGGATAGGATTATATCGCTCAAAACCTGAGAAAGTAGAAACCCAAACCATCGGAAAATCGTCTTGGCTAGCGAGTTTTTTGACAGGACTCTCCATTACCTTAGCCGATCAAAAAGCCACCTTATTTTACTTAGGCTTTTTTCCCGCTTTTCTCGATTTGTCGCAAATTACCCCCTTGGATACCGCAATCGTTATCGCGATCGCCGCGACTGCCGTCGGAGGCGTTAAACTCAGTTATGCGTTCATGGCAAATCAAGCTAGAGTGCTGATGAGTGCAAATATCCGTAAAGGCCTTAATCAAGTCGCCGGGTGCATTACCCTTGCAGTTGGCGTATTTTTACTTGTTAAATCCTAA
- a CDS encoding GGDEF domain-containing response regulator, with product MISVQIGIDSEDILIVDDTPENLRLLSTMLTKQGYHVRKALSGPMALTAVQAAQPRLILLDIMMPHVNGYEVCQQLKADPKTAEIPVIFLSALNDTFDKVKAFEVGGADYITKPFQFEEVLARVRNQLALRAATLQNQLLNAQLEARVRERTHQLEKMNQDLQREVNQRQILQEQLLKMALHDALTGLPNRVLLMQRLEEALARMKAEQEFQFAVLFLDCDRFKVVNDSLGHLVGDEILMALARRLEQVLTPEHLIARLGGDEFAILLNDITGLIDATQVASHILQELTRPFELPQREIFLNASIGITLANPSYDKPEHILRDADTAMYRAKLLGKGQYHVFDPTLHDAALKVLQLETDLRRSLERQELCLHYQPIISLKTGKVVGFEALVRWLHPQQGLISPMAFIPIAEETGFIREIDLWGLQEACRQLKQWQAQFAQNHDEYLRCDPQQLTVSVNLSARLFADANLVWEIDRVLDATQMNPQNLKLEITESAIMNHPQAAKEIMEKLRDRQIQLCIDDFGTGYSSLSYLHHFPVDTLKIDRSFVSRLTSSPHNLGLVPTIIKIAQTMNLRAIAEGIETAEQLFQLQQLNCELGQGYFFSRPLESQQATIFLTTPAV from the coding sequence ATGATCTCTGTGCAAATCGGAATCGATTCTGAAGATATTTTGATTGTCGATGACACGCCAGAAAATTTGCGCTTGCTCTCTACCATGCTAACCAAGCAAGGCTATCACGTTCGCAAAGCCCTCAGCGGTCCAATGGCTCTCACCGCCGTGCAAGCTGCCCAACCTCGCCTGATTTTGCTCGATATTATGATGCCCCATGTGAATGGTTATGAAGTTTGCCAGCAGTTAAAAGCCGATCCAAAAACCGCAGAAATTCCCGTGATTTTTTTAAGCGCCCTCAATGACACCTTCGATAAGGTAAAGGCGTTTGAGGTTGGAGGAGCCGATTACATCACCAAACCGTTTCAGTTTGAAGAGGTGCTAGCTCGCGTTCGCAATCAATTGGCGTTGAGAGCTGCAACGCTGCAAAATCAACTTTTAAACGCTCAGTTAGAAGCCCGCGTTAGAGAACGCACCCATCAACTCGAAAAGATGAATCAGGATTTGCAGCGAGAAGTTAACCAACGCCAAATCTTGCAAGAACAGTTATTGAAAATGGCACTGCATGACGCGCTGACGGGGCTGCCAAACCGCGTGTTATTGATGCAACGCTTAGAAGAAGCACTCGCCCGCATGAAAGCCGAACAGGAGTTTCAGTTTGCGGTGTTGTTTCTAGATTGCGATCGCTTTAAGGTCGTGAATGATTCCCTCGGACATCTAGTCGGCGATGAGATCTTAATGGCCTTGGCGCGTCGTTTAGAGCAAGTTTTAACGCCGGAACACCTCATTGCTCGTCTGGGGGGTGACGAATTTGCCATTCTGCTTAATGATATTACGGGTTTAATCGATGCGACTCAAGTGGCGAGCCACATTCTGCAAGAGTTGACGCGACCTTTTGAATTACCCCAACGGGAAATTTTTCTCAATGCTAGTATTGGCATTACCCTGGCTAACCCTAGCTACGATAAACCCGAACATATTTTGCGCGATGCGGATACGGCAATGTATCGAGCCAAACTGTTGGGTAAAGGGCAGTACCATGTCTTCGATCCGACTCTTCACGATGCGGCGCTCAAGGTTTTACAGCTAGAAACCGATTTGCGGCGATCGCTCGAACGCCAAGAACTCTGCTTGCACTATCAACCGATTATTTCTTTAAAGACGGGGAAAGTGGTGGGGTTTGAGGCTTTGGTGCGTTGGTTGCACCCCCAACAGGGCTTAATTTCACCGATGGCGTTTATTCCCATTGCGGAAGAAACGGGGTTTATTCGAGAAATTGATTTATGGGGCTTGCAGGAAGCGTGCAGACAGCTTAAACAATGGCAGGCTCAGTTTGCTCAAAATCACGATGAGTATTTGCGCTGCGATCCGCAACAGTTGACGGTGAGCGTCAATTTGTCGGCGCGTTTGTTTGCAGATGCCAATCTTGTCTGGGAAATCGATCGGGTGCTGGATGCAACTCAGATGAATCCCCAGAATTTGAAGTTAGAAATTACAGAAAGCGCCATTATGAATCATCCGCAAGCGGCGAAGGAGATTATGGAGAAATTGCGCGATCGCCAAATTCAACTCTGCATTGATGATTTTGGCACGGGATACTCTTCTTTAAGCTATCTCCACCACTTTCCGGTTGATACGCTGAAAATCGATCGCTCTTTTGTCAGCCGCCTCACAAGTTCGCCCCATAACCTGGGTTTGGTGCCCACTATTATTAAGATTGCCCAAACCATGAACTTGAGAGCGATCGCAGAAGGCATTGAAACTGCCGAACAACTCTTTCAACTTCAGCAACTCAACTGTGAATTGGGTCAAGGTTACTTCTTTTCTCGACCGCTGGAAAGCCAGCAAGCCACAATTTTTTTAACAACTCCCGCTGTTTAA